A section of the Hevea brasiliensis isolate MT/VB/25A 57/8 chromosome 17, ASM3005281v1, whole genome shotgun sequence genome encodes:
- the LOC110654810 gene encoding heme oxygenase 1, chloroplastic, whose translation MASLNLTSQSQSLFNKTHLQVSPSLSLSTAIQSAFVPKRASFQFQVPVSPRIVNMPLKAAAIVSSTTAEKPQKRYPGEAKGFVEEMRFVAMKLHTREQAKEGEKEVEKPEERAVPKWEPSVEGYLRFLVDSKLVYDTLESIVDKAAYPFYAEFKNTGLERSEKLAKDLEWFKEQGYVIPEASSAGASYAQCLKELSEKDPQAFICHFYNIYFAHSAGGRMIGKKVAEKILNKKELEFYKWDGDLKQLLQNVRDKLNKVAESWTREEKNHCLEETEKSFKYSGEILRLILS comes from the exons ATGGCTTCTCTTAATCTAACCTCTCAATCTCAATCTTTATTTAACAAAACCCACCTCCAAGTatccccatctctctctctttccacTGCTATCCAATCCGCTTTTGTACCCAAAAGAGCTTCTTTTCAGTTTCAAGTCCCGGTATCTCCAAGAATTGTGAATATGCCGTTGAAAGCTGCTGCTATTGTGTCCTCCACCACTGCGGAGAAACCCCAAAAGCGCTACCCAGGTGAGGCTAAGGGGTTTGTGGAGGAGATGAGATTTGTGGCGATGAAGTTGCATACCAGGGAGCaggctaaagaaggggagaaggaGGTTGAGAAGCCGGAGGAGCGGGCTGTTCCCAAATGGGAACCTTCCGTCGAGGGTTACTTGAGGTTTTTGGTGGATAGCAAGTTGGTTTATGATACTCTTGAATCCATTGTTGATAAGGCGGCTTATCCTTTTT ATGCTGAGTTCAAAAACACTGGATTGGAAAGGTCTGAAAAGCTGGCAAAAGATTTGGAGTGGTTCAAAGAACAGGGCTATGTCATTCCAGAAGCCTCTTCTGCTGGTGCCAGTTATGCACAGTGTCTGAAAGAACTGTCAGAGAAGGACCCGCAAGCTTTTATTTGTCACTTCTACAATATATATTTTGCCCACAGTGCTGGTGGTAGAATGATTGGGAAGAAG GTGGCTGAGAAGATACTTAACAAAAAGGAATTGGAGTTCTATAAATGGGATGGTGACCTAAAACAACTGTTGCAGAATGTTAGGGACAAGTTAAATAAAGTTGCTGAG AGCTGGACCAGAGAAGAGAAGAACCATTGTTTGGAAGAAACTGAAAAGTCATTCAAATATTCAGGGGAGATCCTTCGTCTAATATTATCCTGA